Proteins encoded by one window of Polyangiaceae bacterium:
- a CDS encoding PQQ-binding-like beta-propeller repeat protein: protein MSPRIKQLSKFSSLVCGAALLAACSGSNALSGAFDTTWQNDGGQSISSVQRELASASIPKGTGLAVGVVKGGLVATTLAGKSWKYTGSVDARPKLSGDVVVATGDNQLFALDARTGQKLWSISSGGRSLRGAGDDGTYTVASLGALNGGQSRLVVVKRGGSVILDAEPEPEIGTPAIVGGIAFVPWGNQYVSAIDVTTGAERGRLLMRQQVTHAENVGGELYFGESQLLRFDPKIGAAAGGGGTLAALPKHELPGTPRWFAPGAEVLSPSASAPDRIRLIAKPTGEGKFENDRMAATYFRVAMGFGASDGELRWAKLVDSDILGGAAAKGGFAFCTAKGDVLLVDSASGAKAGVLNLGAPVMSCEVQAGDFTVPSNSPESTLAEQLGEVIATKDPQMVPAQRFLLTKLGGMQDDSVTKVLIDLASNTDTPPALYEDSRKLLAERRSGADFMLKALEREYDFLDDVLLPPPVGPLADALAAMKEQRAAGPLAHHLNDPSDTPDDIKRAAKALETLASAEQFSDLKIFFALYRATASDDDIIAAVVSVAKAMLRVGGKEGETLVAEAAKDPLTNSEVQEALQGLKPAAAEKKPEEPAKKTASK, encoded by the coding sequence ATGAGCCCGCGAATCAAGCAACTGAGCAAGTTCTCAAGTCTCGTGTGTGGCGCCGCATTGCTGGCGGCGTGTAGCGGCTCCAACGCCTTGTCTGGTGCGTTTGATACCACCTGGCAAAACGACGGCGGCCAGTCGATCAGCAGCGTCCAGCGTGAGCTCGCATCGGCTTCGATTCCGAAGGGAACCGGGCTCGCCGTTGGTGTGGTCAAGGGCGGCTTGGTCGCGACGACTCTCGCCGGCAAGAGCTGGAAGTACACCGGCAGCGTAGACGCACGACCGAAGCTAAGCGGAGACGTGGTCGTGGCCACGGGAGACAACCAGCTGTTCGCTCTCGACGCTCGCACGGGACAAAAGTTGTGGTCCATCTCGTCGGGCGGGCGCAGCTTGCGTGGCGCAGGCGACGACGGCACCTACACCGTGGCTTCTCTCGGCGCGCTGAACGGCGGGCAAAGCCGCCTGGTGGTGGTCAAGCGCGGCGGCAGCGTGATCCTCGATGCTGAGCCAGAGCCTGAAATCGGCACGCCCGCCATCGTCGGCGGCATCGCCTTCGTTCCGTGGGGCAACCAATACGTCTCAGCCATCGACGTCACGACTGGCGCGGAGCGCGGGCGACTCCTGATGCGTCAGCAGGTCACCCACGCAGAAAACGTCGGCGGAGAGCTGTACTTTGGTGAGTCTCAGCTGCTGCGCTTCGACCCGAAGATTGGCGCAGCTGCTGGGGGCGGAGGCACGCTAGCGGCGCTGCCAAAACACGAGCTGCCCGGCACTCCACGCTGGTTCGCCCCCGGTGCAGAGGTACTTTCCCCTAGCGCCAGTGCACCCGATCGCATCCGCCTGATCGCGAAGCCCACGGGCGAAGGCAAGTTCGAGAACGACCGCATGGCCGCAACGTACTTCCGCGTGGCAATGGGCTTTGGCGCCTCGGATGGTGAGCTGCGTTGGGCAAAGCTCGTCGACTCCGACATCCTGGGCGGAGCAGCGGCCAAGGGCGGCTTCGCCTTCTGTACGGCGAAGGGCGATGTCTTGCTGGTCGACAGCGCGAGCGGCGCCAAGGCGGGAGTGCTCAACCTGGGCGCTCCTGTGATGAGCTGTGAGGTACAGGCCGGCGACTTCACGGTCCCGAGCAACTCCCCGGAGAGCACCCTCGCCGAACAGCTCGGCGAAGTCATCGCCACCAAGGACCCGCAGATGGTTCCAGCGCAGCGCTTCCTCTTGACCAAGCTCGGAGGCATGCAGGACGACAGCGTCACCAAGGTGCTGATCGATCTAGCGAGCAACACGGACACGCCGCCAGCGCTGTACGAAGACTCGCGAAAGCTCCTCGCCGAGCGCCGTAGCGGCGCTGACTTCATGCTCAAGGCCCTCGAGCGCGAGTACGACTTCCTGGACGACGTCCTGCTGCCGCCGCCGGTTGGCCCCCTCGCAGACGCCCTCGCGGCGATGAAAGAGCAGCGCGCCGCCGGGCCGCTCGCGCATCACCTGAACGATCCGTCGGACACCCCCGACGACATCAAGCGGGCGGCCAAGGCCCTCGAAACCCTGGCCAGCGCCGAGCAGTTCAGTGACCTGAAGATCTTCTTCGCGCTCTACCGCGCCACGGCCTCCGACGATGACATCATCGCCGCAGTCGTTTCCGTGGCGAAAGCGATGTTGCGAGTTGGTGGTAAAGAGGGCGAGACCCTCGTCGCGGAAGCAGCGAAAGATCCGCTGACGAACTCCGAGGTCCAAGAGGCGCTTCAAGGCCTCAAGCCGGCCGCAGCCGAAAAGAAGCCTGAGGAGCCAGCGAAGAAGACCGCCTCGAAGTAG
- a CDS encoding MYXO-CTERM sorting domain-containing protein — MLKIRARATALASVLPVTILGFTACSSDPTPPGESVGSATQEVIGVGSGSTCRVELTKVNYDDTGADTANFVELHVIRDSGSTATTFGECGLGIVRHVNGSNCGTVWDVDVSTTTIPNDDYFVICATNGIATDKSMCDAFRANSGNNDDLLQNGAPDGLKFLDTNGAALLDVWWEGSRACDPQTTLSVSLLEDTGATTDQTNIACNDAFTLVDTSTVTLRQANPCPVSDAGAAGAGGSGGTSGSGGTGGTGATGGTGATGGTGATGGTGAATSTGGTVGTGATGGVIGVGGSSTGTGGSGGVIGTGGSSTGNGGTSTTGGSGGVISTGGTGATTGTGGTIGTGATGGTSATGGSGGTVSTGGTGGTATTGGTGGTTGGNGGTSTSGGTGGTVSTGGTGGTTATGGTGGTVSTGGTTATGGSGGTVSTGGTGGTTATGGSGGTNTGGSAGIGGTGGTATTGGSGGTTGGSGGATTGGTGGTATTGGTGGTTGGSGGATTGGTGGTAGATSGGAGGSAGAATGGSAGAATGGSAGNGGSAGASFGGAGGFVGDGGVEPAPRFKVPDDDSCSCSVPGSPSDGVPNGALAGLLGLGAVILRRRRSS; from the coding sequence ATGCTCAAGATCCGTGCTCGAGCGACTGCGCTCGCGAGTGTGCTCCCAGTCACCATTCTTGGTTTCACCGCGTGTAGTAGCGACCCCACCCCGCCCGGCGAGTCGGTTGGTAGCGCCACGCAGGAGGTGATCGGCGTGGGCAGCGGCAGTACTTGCCGTGTGGAATTGACGAAGGTCAACTACGACGACACAGGTGCAGATACCGCCAACTTCGTCGAACTCCACGTCATCCGCGATTCCGGATCAACGGCGACGACTTTCGGGGAGTGCGGCCTGGGTATTGTACGTCATGTCAACGGCAGCAACTGCGGAACGGTCTGGGACGTCGATGTATCGACCACTACGATCCCCAACGACGACTACTTCGTGATCTGCGCCACGAATGGCATCGCAACGGACAAGTCGATGTGCGATGCATTCCGGGCGAATAGCGGGAACAACGACGACCTGCTGCAGAATGGAGCTCCGGATGGTCTGAAGTTCCTCGACACGAATGGCGCTGCTCTCCTCGACGTGTGGTGGGAGGGCAGCAGAGCGTGCGACCCCCAGACGACGCTCAGCGTTTCCTTGCTCGAGGACACCGGGGCCACGACGGATCAAACCAACATCGCCTGCAACGACGCATTCACCCTGGTCGACACCAGTACGGTCACACTCCGCCAAGCCAACCCTTGCCCCGTCTCAGACGCGGGCGCGGCTGGCGCAGGCGGTAGTGGCGGAACCAGCGGCAGCGGCGGAACCGGCGGAACCGGAGCGACGGGCGGAACCGGAGCGACCGGTGGAACCGGAGCGACCGGCGGAACCGGGGCGGCGACGAGCACCGGCGGCACCGTGGGCACCGGCGCGACCGGAGGTGTGATCGGCGTTGGCGGCAGCAGCACAGGAACCGGCGGAAGCGGCGGCGTGATCGGAACGGGTGGCAGCAGCACCGGAAACGGCGGGACCAGCACCACGGGTGGGAGCGGCGGCGTGATCAGCACCGGCGGTACCGGAGCCACCACCGGAACCGGCGGAACCATTGGGACCGGCGCGACGGGCGGGACAAGCGCGACCGGCGGATCCGGAGGAACCGTCAGCACGGGCGGAACCGGAGGCACGGCGACAACTGGCGGAACCGGGGGAACCACCGGAGGCAACGGCGGAACGAGCACCAGCGGCGGGACGGGCGGAACCGTCAGCACCGGTGGAACCGGAGGAACCACGGCAACCGGTGGAACCGGCGGGACCGTCAGCACCGGCGGAACTACGGCGACCGGCGGATCGGGAGGAACCGTCAGCACAGGCGGAACCGGAGGCACTACAGCGACCGGCGGATCCGGCGGGACCAACACCGGTGGTTCCGCAGGGATTGGCGGAACCGGAGGCACGGCGACAACCGGCGGATCCGGAGGAACCACCGGAGGCTCTGGCGGCGCGACAACTGGCGGAACCGGAGGCACGGCGACAACCGGCGGAACCGGCGGAACCACCGGAGGCTCTGGCGGCGCGACAACCGGCGGAACCGGAGGCACCGCAGGCGCCACGAGTGGCGGAGCGGGTGGCTCTGCAGGCGCAGCGACCGGCGGCTCTGCAGGCGCGGCGACAGGTGGTTCCGCAGGGAATGGCGGCAGCGCTGGAGCTAGCTTTGGCGGTGCGGGCGGCTTCGTCGGCGACGGCGGCGTCGAACCAGCTCCCCGTTTCAAGGTCCCCGACGACGACAGCTGCAGCTGCAGCGTTCCCGGCTCCCCGAGCGACGGCGTGCCAAACGGAGCCCTGGCGGGTTTGCTAGGCCTCGGCGCTGTGATCCTGCGCCGCCGCCGCAGCAGCTGA
- a CDS encoding NUDIX domain-containing protein, which produces MPRIELEVKSVDSAAPPGFLRLVRRQLVARYPDSSESAVFVYDEVDRKALDAVVVAPHYVAGGIRYVYLRSALRPPVALRDPKRSPIDEPPERGMWELVAGLLEEDEQDAAGLTRCAARELLEETGFDYPVECFRQLGPSTYPAPGVIAERHFFFHVEVKPAERGEPTLDGSALEAGAAIIPVRLTTALEACREGLLEDAKTELGLRRLAELELLGKL; this is translated from the coding sequence ATGCCGCGCATCGAGCTCGAGGTGAAGTCTGTCGATTCTGCCGCGCCGCCGGGTTTCCTGCGCTTGGTTCGTAGGCAACTGGTGGCTCGCTACCCGGACAGCTCGGAGAGTGCGGTGTTCGTCTACGACGAGGTGGATCGCAAAGCGCTGGACGCGGTGGTGGTGGCGCCGCACTACGTGGCAGGCGGGATCCGTTACGTTTACCTGCGTAGCGCGCTTCGCCCACCGGTTGCCCTGCGAGATCCGAAGCGCTCTCCCATCGACGAGCCTCCCGAACGTGGCATGTGGGAGCTCGTTGCAGGATTGCTCGAAGAAGACGAGCAGGATGCCGCCGGGCTGACACGCTGCGCGGCTCGCGAGCTCCTGGAGGAGACTGGCTTCGACTACCCGGTGGAGTGCTTTCGCCAGCTGGGCCCCAGCACCTACCCGGCACCAGGGGTGATCGCTGAACGTCACTTCTTTTTCCACGTGGAAGTGAAGCCTGCCGAGCGGGGGGAACCGACGCTCGATGGGTCCGCGCTCGAAGCGGGCGCCGCGATCATTCCGGTGCGTCTCACGACGGCCCTCGAAGCCTGCCGGGAAGGCTTGCTCGAGGACGCGAAGACAGAACTCGGGTTACGGCGCTTGGCGGAGCTCGAGCTCCTCGGCAAGCTGTAG
- a CDS encoding MFS transporter, with protein MEAEPSNAIVRGGQLRRALALTCLIIAGEAVFGLPFHLARFFRPTVLAVLGLTNTELGEAQAVYGVLAMLAYFPGGPLADRFSANKLLAVALWMTGLGGFYFATFPSYHGMAWLFGYWGVTTILLFWAALIRATRDWGGEDKQGRAYGILDGGRGLFAALLASAAALLFQLVFPADEASVTPEQRAAALRSVIYVYTLVTLLAGVLAWLFAPRSERAAQTPGNGASLELIREVIRLPQVWLQALIVVAAYVAYKGFDNYSLYAHEVHGMSEVEVSRFTASMQWVRPVAAIGAGFLADRLRGARVILGCFVLLLATDLYFALAVPGLRWILYGNVLVTCTAMFGLRGVYFAVFAEAKVPWRATGTAVGVVSVIGYTPDIFVAWVAGVLLDGAPGLAGHQHFFWFLAAFSLLGVLATLAFMRLGKDRVA; from the coding sequence ATGGAAGCCGAGCCGTCCAACGCGATAGTGCGAGGTGGTCAGCTTCGTCGTGCGCTGGCGCTGACGTGTTTGATCATCGCGGGCGAGGCGGTGTTCGGCTTGCCGTTTCATTTGGCGCGCTTTTTTCGGCCGACCGTGCTTGCTGTACTGGGGCTCACCAACACCGAGCTTGGTGAGGCACAGGCAGTTTATGGCGTGCTGGCGATGCTGGCTTATTTCCCCGGGGGACCGCTCGCCGACCGCTTTTCGGCAAACAAGCTCTTGGCAGTCGCGCTCTGGATGACGGGGCTTGGCGGCTTCTACTTTGCGACGTTCCCGAGCTACCATGGCATGGCGTGGCTCTTCGGATACTGGGGGGTCACGACGATCTTGCTGTTCTGGGCGGCCCTGATCCGCGCCACGCGGGATTGGGGGGGAGAGGACAAGCAGGGCCGCGCCTACGGCATCCTCGACGGTGGCCGGGGCTTGTTTGCGGCGCTCCTCGCCAGCGCGGCGGCGCTGCTCTTTCAGCTGGTGTTCCCCGCGGATGAAGCCAGCGTCACTCCGGAACAGCGCGCAGCGGCGCTGCGCAGCGTGATCTACGTCTACACGTTGGTGACGCTCCTGGCGGGCGTACTTGCCTGGCTGTTTGCGCCGCGTTCGGAGCGGGCGGCGCAAACGCCTGGGAATGGTGCGAGCCTAGAGCTGATCCGCGAGGTAATACGTCTGCCTCAGGTGTGGCTCCAGGCGCTGATCGTCGTGGCGGCGTACGTCGCCTACAAGGGCTTCGACAACTACTCGCTGTACGCTCACGAGGTGCACGGCATGAGTGAGGTAGAGGTCAGCCGCTTCACCGCGTCCATGCAGTGGGTACGCCCAGTGGCAGCGATTGGCGCTGGATTCCTTGCGGATAGGCTGCGTGGGGCGCGAGTAATTCTCGGGTGCTTCGTGCTCTTGCTCGCCACGGATCTGTACTTCGCGCTGGCGGTGCCTGGCCTGCGCTGGATCCTGTATGGCAACGTGCTCGTGACTTGCACCGCGATGTTCGGCTTGCGAGGTGTGTACTTTGCGGTGTTTGCCGAAGCCAAGGTGCCGTGGCGGGCCACAGGTACCGCGGTGGGGGTGGTGTCGGTGATCGGTTACACGCCAGATATCTTCGTTGCGTGGGTCGCTGGCGTGCTGCTGGACGGCGCTCCTGGCCTTGCGGGGCATCAACACTTCTTTTGGTTTCTCGCCGCTTTTTCGCTGCTTGGTGTGCTCGCGACGCTCGCCTTCATGCGGCTTGGTAAGGATCGAGTGGCGTAG
- a CDS encoding HEAT repeat domain-containing protein: protein MHTRPISIANRVAPVLLRFTLGAAVPLLALTTAQPASAAPAKFDTEAVKKQLLSGNSEEIQKALETIKEAGAAAKPIVPTLNTVLKKGSTASLLVALIQSASKLEDPSSSSAIAPYVRHRDKAVRQAAAKALLHTKGPDAVKALRRGLRSRDPVVRGTAAGGLGTLGAKEALPDLFAAFDHRVGEAAVSIGQLCEADGCKDFLKRVGKVPFDIMTSGLDQMLFRPPASLSDDAKIGIIGKLRELGTAEAGKYLADVAERWPKDWSKRVKAALDAAVKAVGKGKSSDDDDDEDDE from the coding sequence ATGCACACACGTCCTATCTCCATCGCCAATCGTGTGGCGCCAGTCCTGCTGCGCTTCACCTTGGGCGCCGCAGTGCCGCTGCTCGCGCTCACCACCGCCCAGCCAGCGTCGGCCGCGCCAGCCAAGTTCGACACGGAGGCGGTCAAGAAGCAGCTCCTCAGCGGCAATAGCGAGGAGATTCAGAAGGCGCTCGAGACGATCAAGGAGGCAGGCGCTGCCGCCAAACCCATCGTCCCGACGCTGAACACGGTGCTCAAGAAGGGCTCTACCGCTTCTCTACTGGTGGCCCTGATTCAGAGCGCCAGCAAGCTAGAGGACCCCTCCTCCAGCTCAGCCATCGCGCCCTACGTCCGGCACCGCGACAAGGCGGTCCGCCAAGCGGCTGCGAAGGCGCTGCTCCACACCAAGGGTCCCGATGCGGTCAAAGCGCTGCGCCGGGGGCTGCGCAGCCGAGATCCAGTCGTGCGCGGCACCGCCGCTGGTGGGCTCGGCACACTGGGCGCGAAAGAGGCGCTGCCAGATTTGTTCGCCGCGTTCGATCACCGAGTGGGCGAGGCGGCTGTCTCCATCGGACAGCTCTGCGAAGCCGACGGCTGCAAGGACTTCCTCAAGCGCGTTGGCAAAGTGCCCTTCGACATCATGACGTCTGGCCTGGACCAGATGTTGTTCCGCCCGCCGGCGAGCCTGAGCGACGACGCGAAGATCGGCATCATCGGCAAGCTGCGGGAGCTGGGCACTGCAGAAGCCGGCAAGTACCTGGCGGACGTCGCGGAGCGCTGGCCCAAGGACTGGAGCAAGCGTGTGAAGGCCGCCCTGGATGCCGCGGTGAAAGCCGTAGGCAAGGGCAAGAGCAGCGACGACGACGACGACGAGGATGACGAATGA
- the topA gene encoding type I DNA topoisomerase: MLSPPAMATARSLVIVESPAKARTIAGFLGDGFVVESSIGHIRDLPKRASDIPAQYKKSAWARLGVDVENGFQPLYIVDPDKKSHIQKLKDLLKGADELFLATDEDREGESIAWHLLEVLKPKVPVKRMVFHEITRRAIQEAIDHPRELDRRLVDAQEARRILDRLYGYEVSPVLWKKVMPKLSAGRVQSVATRIIVAREQERMAFRSAQYWGIDGTFGTKDGKDQPGGGQFEASLLELDGKRVVQGKDFDDLGKLKKDDLFLLKEAEAKGLVESLKDAPAKVLSVERKPNRRSPAAPFMTSTLQQEAGRKLRFTSARTMRAAQRLYENGFITYMRTDSTTLSSAAINSARTQIEKMYGKDYLPSSPRVYKNKVKNAQEAHEAIRPAGDVFKLPEHVAREVDSDEAKLYELIWKRTIASQMADSRGESISVRISAKAKDGRDALFNVSGNTIIFPGFLRAYVEGSDDPAAELGDKEKHLPAMKEGDALNSLSFETQGHETQPPARFTEASLVRKLEELGVGRPSTYASIISTIQARGYVWKKGSALVPSFTAFAVIGLLEQHFGDLVDYAFTARMEDELDSIASGNEEVVPWLKRFYFGQKPENDGPDDGGSGLDLGLRSLVADQLGEIDARAINSLPIGKDEEGREIVVRVGRYGAYLQRDEDRASLPEDMAPDELTLEKASEMLNAPSGDRDLGTDPESGLQVFVRAGRFGTYVQLGEAGEGKEKPKTGSILKSMDPATMTLEDALKVLSLPREVGVGPEDKVITAQLGKFGPYLRMGTDSRSLETEEQVFTITQEEALKIFAQPRQRGRRAAAPPLKELGNDPVSGGAITLREGRFGPYVTDGETNASLRKDDDPNTITPERAHELLADRRAKGPSKKKAKKKTAKKATKKTAKKATAKTASDAPAKKTAKKKATKKASKKTAKKASKKTASKAAGSDGESKAKSSAKPVKKAPSSDSGSADLVG; this comes from the coding sequence ATGTTGAGCCCCCCCGCCATGGCTACAGCTCGCTCCCTCGTCATCGTTGAGTCTCCCGCAAAGGCGCGAACTATCGCGGGTTTTCTCGGCGATGGGTTCGTCGTTGAGTCCTCGATCGGTCACATCCGTGACCTGCCGAAGCGAGCGAGCGACATCCCGGCGCAATATAAGAAGTCAGCCTGGGCCCGCCTTGGAGTCGATGTCGAGAACGGCTTCCAGCCGCTGTACATCGTCGACCCCGACAAGAAGAGCCACATCCAGAAGCTCAAGGATCTCTTGAAGGGTGCGGACGAACTCTTCCTCGCAACCGACGAAGATCGCGAGGGAGAGAGTATCGCGTGGCACTTGCTCGAGGTGCTGAAGCCGAAGGTGCCCGTGAAGCGCATGGTGTTTCACGAGATCACGCGGCGCGCGATCCAAGAAGCCATCGACCATCCGCGTGAGCTCGATCGGCGTCTGGTCGACGCGCAGGAAGCGCGACGCATCCTCGATCGCCTGTACGGCTACGAGGTGTCGCCCGTCCTGTGGAAGAAGGTGATGCCCAAGCTCTCCGCGGGTCGCGTGCAGAGCGTGGCGACACGCATCATCGTGGCTCGCGAACAGGAGCGCATGGCGTTCCGTTCGGCCCAGTACTGGGGCATCGACGGCACCTTCGGCACGAAGGACGGCAAAGATCAGCCCGGTGGCGGCCAGTTCGAAGCCAGCCTGCTCGAACTCGACGGCAAGCGCGTCGTTCAAGGCAAAGACTTCGACGATCTCGGCAAGCTGAAGAAAGATGATCTCTTCCTGCTCAAGGAAGCGGAAGCCAAGGGCCTGGTCGAGTCGCTGAAAGACGCGCCGGCCAAGGTGCTCTCCGTCGAGCGGAAGCCAAACCGTCGCAGCCCGGCAGCTCCGTTCATGACCAGCACGCTGCAGCAGGAAGCAGGACGCAAGCTGCGCTTCACTTCCGCGCGGACCATGCGTGCCGCGCAGCGCCTGTACGAGAACGGCTTCATCACCTACATGCGTACGGACAGCACCACGCTGTCGTCTGCAGCCATCAACTCGGCGCGCACGCAGATCGAGAAGATGTACGGCAAGGACTACCTGCCGAGCTCGCCCCGCGTTTACAAGAACAAGGTCAAGAACGCCCAAGAGGCCCACGAAGCGATCCGCCCGGCGGGTGATGTCTTCAAGCTTCCGGAGCACGTCGCGCGCGAAGTCGACAGCGACGAAGCGAAGCTCTACGAGTTGATCTGGAAGCGGACGATCGCCTCGCAAATGGCTGATTCTCGCGGTGAGAGCATCTCCGTGCGGATCAGCGCGAAGGCGAAGGATGGTCGGGACGCGCTGTTCAACGTCAGCGGGAACACGATCATCTTCCCGGGCTTCTTGCGCGCCTACGTCGAAGGCAGTGACGACCCCGCCGCCGAGCTCGGCGACAAGGAGAAGCACCTGCCAGCGATGAAGGAAGGCGACGCGCTGAACAGCTTGTCCTTCGAGACTCAAGGCCACGAGACGCAGCCGCCGGCGCGCTTCACGGAAGCTTCCCTGGTGCGCAAGCTCGAGGAACTCGGCGTCGGTCGTCCCTCGACGTACGCCTCGATCATCAGCACCATTCAGGCGCGCGGCTATGTCTGGAAGAAGGGCAGCGCCCTGGTTCCGTCGTTCACTGCGTTCGCCGTGATTGGCTTGCTCGAGCAACACTTCGGCGACCTGGTCGACTACGCCTTTACCGCGCGGATGGAAGATGAGCTCGACTCCATCGCCAGCGGCAACGAAGAGGTCGTGCCGTGGCTCAAGCGCTTCTACTTCGGCCAGAAGCCAGAGAACGACGGGCCCGACGACGGTGGCTCCGGCTTGGACCTCGGGCTGCGCTCCTTGGTTGCCGATCAGCTGGGTGAGATCGACGCCCGCGCCATCAACTCGCTGCCCATCGGCAAAGACGAAGAGGGTCGAGAAATCGTGGTGCGCGTCGGTCGCTACGGCGCCTACCTGCAGCGCGACGAAGATCGCGCGAGCCTCCCCGAGGACATGGCGCCCGATGAGCTGACCTTGGAGAAGGCCAGCGAGATGCTCAACGCGCCGAGCGGCGATCGCGATCTGGGAACGGACCCCGAGAGCGGCCTGCAAGTGTTCGTGCGAGCCGGGCGCTTCGGCACGTACGTGCAGCTTGGGGAAGCGGGCGAGGGCAAAGAGAAGCCCAAGACTGGCAGCATCCTGAAGAGCATGGATCCGGCGACGATGACGCTGGAGGACGCGCTCAAGGTGCTGAGCCTGCCCCGCGAAGTCGGCGTGGGTCCGGAAGATAAGGTCATCACCGCGCAGCTCGGCAAGTTCGGCCCGTATTTGCGTATGGGAACGGATAGCCGCAGCCTGGAGACGGAGGAGCAAGTCTTCACCATCACCCAGGAAGAGGCGCTGAAGATCTTCGCTCAGCCGCGTCAGCGCGGTCGGCGTGCGGCCGCCCCGCCGCTGAAGGAGCTCGGCAACGATCCGGTCAGCGGTGGCGCCATCACGCTGCGTGAGGGTCGCTTTGGTCCCTACGTGACCGACGGCGAGACCAACGCGAGCCTGCGTAAGGACGACGACCCGAACACCATCACGCCAGAGCGCGCCCACGAGCTGCTCGCCGATCGTCGTGCCAAGGGGCCTTCGAAGAAGAAGGCGAAGAAGAAGACCGCCAAGAAGGCGACGAAGAAGACGGCCAAGAAGGCCACCGCCAAGACTGCTAGCGACGCGCCGGCCAAGAAGACCGCCAAGAAGAAGGCGACCAAGAAGGCCAGCAAGAAGACGGCCAAGAAGGCCAGCAAGAAGACTGCTAGCAAGGCAGCGGGTAGCGACGGCGAGTCCAAGGCCAAGTCCAGCGCAAAGCCGGTGAAGAAGGCGCCGAGCAGCGATAGCGGCTCCGCCGATTTGGTTGGGTGA
- a CDS encoding NAD(+)/NADH kinase, with product MRPRVIVVAKRSAYTHYVEEQRDRRVGELVQKQDPSVRRWRAAHQAHQKTVKAVERELERLGAKALILRKSHAVFDASSCDLVVTVGGDGTLLAASHHVSRAPMLAVNSSPKDSVGFFCAVNRAGLREALEKALLGKLTRVELARMEVEVNGSVRSRRVLNEALCCHTSPAHTSRYIVRYGRINEQHRSSGFWIGPPAGSTAALRSAGGRILPLTSQQLQFVVREPYVPAGEEYRLSRFLAEPGRSVKVQIKMHDAALYLDGPHLEYRLRLGDQVVFRLSKEPLTLLGLSGRRRTRAAAAE from the coding sequence GTGAGGCCGCGAGTCATCGTCGTTGCGAAGCGCTCTGCGTACACTCACTACGTCGAGGAGCAGCGGGACCGCCGCGTCGGCGAGTTGGTGCAAAAGCAAGACCCGTCGGTGCGCCGTTGGCGCGCCGCACATCAGGCACACCAAAAGACGGTGAAAGCCGTCGAGCGGGAGCTCGAGCGGCTTGGGGCGAAGGCGCTGATCTTGCGCAAGTCTCACGCTGTCTTTGACGCTTCGAGCTGCGATTTGGTGGTCACCGTGGGTGGCGACGGCACACTGCTTGCGGCGTCTCATCACGTCTCGCGCGCGCCGATGCTGGCGGTCAACAGCTCACCCAAAGATAGCGTCGGATTTTTCTGTGCGGTAAATCGAGCCGGCTTGCGGGAGGCCCTCGAGAAGGCGCTGCTCGGCAAGCTGACCAGAGTGGAATTGGCACGCATGGAGGTCGAGGTAAACGGGAGCGTGCGTTCGCGCAGGGTGCTGAACGAGGCGCTGTGTTGTCACACGTCGCCAGCGCACACGTCGCGCTACATCGTGCGGTATGGGCGCATCAACGAGCAGCACCGCTCGAGCGGTTTCTGGATTGGCCCCCCGGCTGGGTCTACCGCCGCGCTGCGTTCTGCGGGTGGTCGTATCTTGCCACTCACCAGTCAGCAGCTCCAGTTCGTGGTCCGCGAACCGTATGTGCCAGCCGGTGAAGAGTATCGCTTGAGTCGGTTCCTTGCGGAACCGGGTCGGAGCGTGAAGGTGCAGATCAAGATGCATGACGCTGCGCTCTACTTGGACGGCCCTCATCTCGAGTACCGCCTGCGGCTCGGGGACCAGGTGGTGTTCCGGCTGAGCAAGGAGCCGCTGACCTTACTTGGGCTCAGCGGGCGTCGGCGGACCCGCGCAGCAGCCGCCGAGTAA
- a CDS encoding sel1 repeat family protein, with amino-acid sequence MPRGNVVRLIGGVVLLALAGCAPGANADPQTTAAKAGGDGDNHGGPTPAPSPPKNAEAAVVSWESVDPNGADAKTLARAGAECKRRSEASKAGSQELLACVWLGSAKLANGDQRDALEHFRAACEAGEALGCVGEGNVLMEGGVAVTGKGVLREPEAAETAWKRACELGARSGCWLLAQTLERGKKSDAAREYREKSCDLGVVEACGEPSK; translated from the coding sequence GTGCCGCGCGGTAACGTAGTGCGCCTGATTGGCGGCGTGGTGCTGCTGGCTCTGGCAGGCTGCGCTCCAGGTGCAAACGCGGACCCCCAAACCACCGCAGCCAAAGCGGGGGGCGACGGCGACAACCATGGAGGCCCAACGCCTGCCCCCTCACCCCCGAAAAATGCGGAGGCCGCTGTGGTGAGCTGGGAGAGCGTGGACCCGAATGGTGCTGATGCAAAGACGCTGGCGCGTGCCGGGGCGGAGTGCAAACGCCGTTCTGAGGCGAGCAAGGCTGGCTCGCAGGAGTTGCTTGCCTGTGTCTGGCTTGGCTCCGCAAAGCTCGCGAACGGTGACCAGCGCGATGCCCTCGAACATTTCCGCGCGGCTTGTGAGGCGGGCGAGGCGCTCGGCTGTGTCGGAGAGGGAAACGTGTTGATGGAGGGGGGCGTCGCGGTCACCGGGAAAGGCGTGTTGCGTGAGCCCGAAGCGGCGGAAACGGCTTGGAAACGGGCGTGTGAACTCGGGGCTCGGAGTGGTTGCTGGCTCTTGGCGCAGACGCTCGAGCGTGGAAAGAAGTCAGACGCCGCCCGAGAGTATCGGGAAAAATCATGTGATCTCGGGGTGGTAGAAGCTTGCGGGGAGCCCTCCAAGTAG